The genomic stretch GGCGCTGCTGGCCGGGAGCGGAGCCGGATCAAGCGGCCCCTTCCACATCGACTACGGCATCGCTCCGGCCAGTCTGACCCGGCTTTCCTTTGCCCGTGTGCTGCGCGGCCAGTTCGATGCGCGGCTGGTGGCTGGCCGCCAGGTCATCGTCGGGGCCACGGCGGCGGAGTTGGGGGATCGCTTGGCGACGCCGCTTCATCGCGCGCTCCCCGGCTCCGTAATCCACTACCTGGGCTACGAATCGCTGGTGCAGGGCCGGGCGCTGGGGCGGCTCGATGAACTTTTCGTCAGCGCCGGGATCTTCGGCCTGGCGCTGCTGGGCTTTATGTTCGTGGGCTGGTCGTGGCGCCGCGGTCTGATGGTGCTGGCGGCCCAGACGGCCCTGCTGGCGCTGGCTGCGCTGGCCACCCAGGCGCTGGCGCCGGTGATCGTCGACACCGTACCCTGGGCCGTCACGCTGGCGCTCTGCTACCTGCTGTCGACGCTGCTGGCTAGCGAACGCCAAGCGCTGCGGATCTTTTCCCAGAGCATGGCCCTGGTGCACCAGCGCCGGCTCATGCGCAGCGTCCAGGAGGCCAGCTACCATGCCATCCTGGTGGTCGACAGCGGAGCCCGGGTGCGGCTCTTCAATCCGGCGGCGGAAAAGCTCTTTGGCCGCCCCGCCGATGAGATCATCGGCAGGCCCGTGGGGTTGCTGCTGCCCGAGCTCGAACGCCCCGAATTCACGGCCGAGGCGTTGGGCTACCTGCGCCAGGGCCTGGGCGCCGACGGCCGCGGCAGACCCCGCGAGGTGGCGGGCCGGGAGGGCAGCGGGCGCAGCTTCCCGATGGAAATGGTGGTCCAGGAGGTGGGCCAGCGCATCAGCGCCCATACGTTCGAACGCCGCGGCGACGACCGCAACGTCTTGATCTGCATGATGCAGGACATCAGCGCCCGCAAGGCCCGCGAGACGGGACGTCAGACCGCCCTTGATGTGGCCGTCTCGGCCAACATCGCCAAAAGCAAGTTTCTTTCCGGCATGAGCCACGAGCTGCGCACGCCGCTCAATGCCATCATCGGCTTTGCCGACGTGCTGCGCGGCGGCCACGTCGGCGAATTGCTCGACAAGCAGCGCGAGTACCTCGACATCATCCAGCTTTCCGGCCGCCACCTGCTGGAACTCATCAACGATATCCTCGACCTCTCCAAGATCGAGGCGGATGAGGTCGAACTGGTGGAAGAAGAGGTCGACCTGTCCGAAATGGCCGAAATCGCCTTGCGCCTCGTCGACAATGGCGGCTCCGTCGCCGGGCTCGAACTGGGGATGGTGGCGGCCGACGACCTACCGCGACTGCGCGCCGACCAGCGCATGATGCGCCAAGTACTGCTCAATCTGCTCTCCAACGCCATCAAGTACACCCCGGCCGGTGGCAGCGTCACACTCCGCCTGGCGCTGGGCCCGGGCGGCGGCCTGACCGTCAGCGTCAGCGATACCGGCATCGGCATGAACGACGAAGATATCGACGCGGCACTGACGGCCTATGACCGGGCCGCCGATCCCACCGTGCGGCGCATCGAAGGCACCGATCTCGGCCTGCCGGTAGCCAAAGCCATCATCGCCCGCCACGGCGGGCAGATGGCCATCGAGAGCCAGCCGGGTCGGGGCACCACGGTGACCTGCTGGTTGCCCCCCGAACGCCTGGTCGCCAAAGTCGCCAGCGCAACCGTCTTTTCCTGATAGTTTGCCGGCGCCTGAACGGCGCCGCTTGCCGGCCCGGCTTTGATCCGCGATCATCGCGCCGCCATGAACCGAAGTACGCTTTTGCTGTTGATCGGGTTGACCTTCTTCTGGGGCATCAACTGGCCGATCATGAAGGTGGGCCTAAGCGAATTCTCGGTCTGGACCTTCCGTGCCCTGGCCAGCGTCACCGGCGCCATCGGGCTTTTTGCCATCGCCCGGGCCGGCGGCGCTTCGCTCAGGGTACCGGTGGGCGAGCGCCTCGGCCTGGTGGTGGCGGCGCTCTTGAACATCACGCTCTGGAACGTGCTGATCCTTTTCGGCCTCGGCCTGATGGCCTCGGGCCGGGCCGCCATCCTGGCTTTCACCATGCCGCTGTGGGCCACCGTGATCGGTAGCTTCGTGCTCGGCGAGCGCCTGGGCCGGCGCCAGGTGCTGGGGCTTGGCCTGGGCCTGAGCGGCATGGCGCTGCTGCTGGCCGGCGACATCCGAGCCCTGGGCGCGGCTCCGCTAGGGGCGCTGCTGGTGGTCGGCGCGGCCATCAGTTGGGCCGGCGGCACGGTGGCCGTCAAATACTACCGCTTCACCATGACGCCGACCGTGCTGGTGGCCTGGCAGCAAGTCATCGGCGTGATTCCCATCGTGACCATGGCGCTGATGCAGGACACCATGATCGGCCCGGTGACGCTATGGCCAGCCCTGGCGGTGCTCTACAACATGCTGGTGGCCTCGATCTTCTGCTACTGGGTTTGGTTTCGCGTCGTGCTCAGTGTGCCCGTCGCCACCTCCACCATCAGCACCCTGATGATTCCCGTGCTCGGCGTGAT from Alphaproteobacteria bacterium encodes the following:
- a CDS encoding CHASE2 domain-containing protein, whose protein sequence is MKARLPYLLVAAAVTAGFLLGLFEPSERRWTDLRMWLLERDAGRGAALVTIDASSLAELDTWPWPRHYHARVLDNLLAAGASRVAFAIDFSSRSKAGEDAAFERSLAAAGERAVLPVFQQYDRSGGQVALRRTLPLERFGRHTALASINVEPEGDGLVRRLRRSYDWDGTPVPTLAALLAGSGAGSSGPFHIDYGIAPASLTRLSFARVLRGQFDARLVAGRQVIVGATAAELGDRLATPLHRALPGSVIHYLGYESLVQGRALGRLDELFVSAGIFGLALLGFMFVGWSWRRGLMVLAAQTALLALAALATQALAPVIVDTVPWAVTLALCYLLSTLLASERQALRIFSQSMALVHQRRLMRSVQEASYHAILVVDSGARVRLFNPAAEKLFGRPADEIIGRPVGLLLPELERPEFTAEALGYLRQGLGADGRGRPREVAGREGSGRSFPMEMVVQEVGQRISAHTFERRGDDRNVLICMMQDISARKARETGRQTALDVAVSANIAKSKFLSGMSHELRTPLNAIIGFADVLRGGHVGELLDKQREYLDIIQLSGRHLLELINDILDLSKIEADEVELVEEEVDLSEMAEIALRLVDNGGSVAGLELGMVAADDLPRLRADQRMMRQVLLNLLSNAIKYTPAGGSVTLRLALGPGGGLTVSVSDTGIGMNDEDIDAALTAYDRAADPTVRRIEGTDLGLPVAKAIIARHGGQMAIESQPGRGTTVTCWLPPERLVAKVASATVFS
- a CDS encoding DMT family transporter, which encodes MNRSTLLLLIGLTFFWGINWPIMKVGLSEFSVWTFRALASVTGAIGLFAIARAGGASLRVPVGERLGLVVAALLNITLWNVLILFGLGLMASGRAAILAFTMPLWATVIGSFVLGERLGRRQVLGLGLGLSGMALLLAGDIRALGAAPLGALLVVGAAISWAGGTVAVKYYRFTMTPTVLVAWQQVIGVIPIVTMALMQDTMIGPVTLWPALAVLYNMLVASIFCYWVWFRVVLSVPVATSTISTLMIPVLGVISGALALGERPGALDFAALVLVAGAIAVVLLPNRPSRR